In a single window of the Papaver somniferum cultivar HN1 chromosome 8, ASM357369v1, whole genome shotgun sequence genome:
- the LOC113304329 gene encoding SPX domain-containing membrane protein At4g22990-like, which produces MVEFGKKLKERQIQEWQGYYINYKLMKKKVKQFTQQLGAGAQDRRHVLKEFSRMLDNQIEKIVLFLLEQQGLLASRLAKLGEQQAELLREPEIAQMSELREAYRDVGRDLLKLLYFVEMNAIGLRKILKKFDKRFGYRFTDYYVTSRANHPYSQLQQVFKHVGFGAVVGAVTRNLADLQDRQGSYLSIYDQPSIAFQDPVIDSIRAAVDRLTHSTNFLHFLGQHALIMQDELPMPSDEPVDEQRYHFASLMLNLANTFLYMVNTYIIVPTADNYSLSLGAAATVCGIVIGAMAVAQVFSSVYFSAWSNRSYFRPLVFSSIVLFLGNVLYALAYDLDSIAVLLIGRLLCGFGSARAVNRRYISDCVPNRIRMQASAGFVSASALGMACGPALAGLLQTNFKISKLTFNEDTLPGWVMAVAWLFYLVWLWISFVEPAPLPEAKPVPQEEDAARLENGELEKALVQPLLLSSKEKDEDEDGDDDVDGSEEANEESHLAAASIGSAYRLLTPSVKVQLLIYFMLKYAMEILLSESSVITTYYFNWSTSTVAIFLACLGLTVLPVNIVIGSYISNMFEDRQILLASEIMVCIGIVLSFHVTHTYSIPQYVFSALITFVSAEVLEGVNLSLLSRVMSSRLARGTYNGGLLSTEAGTLARVVADATITLAGYFGQKHLLNITLLPSLVICVVSIMATCFTYNTLY; this is translated from the exons atggttgaatttgggaaaaagttgAAGGAGAGACAGATTCAAGAATGGCAAGG CTATTACATTAACTAcaagttgatgaagaagaaagtgaagcAATTTACTCAGCAACTTGGTGCAGGAGCGCAAGACCGTCGACATGTTCTCAAGGAATTTTCAAGAATGCTGGATAATCAG ATTGAAAAAATTGTACTGTTCCTTTTGGAACAACAAGGACTACTCGCGAGCAGGCTAGCCAAACTGGGGGAACAACAGGCTGAACTTCTAAGAGAGCCAGAGATTGCACAAATGTCTGAACTACGAGAAGCGTATAGAGATGTGGGACGAGATCTTCTAAAGCTTCTCTACTTTGTGGAGATGAATGCAATTGGGCTTCGCAAAATACTGAAAAAATTTGATAAACGGTTTGGCTACAGATTCACTGATTACTATGTGACTTCTCGTGCAAATCATCCTTACTCCCAATTACAACAAGTGTTCAAGCATGTG ggatttggagctgttgtagGAGCTGTAACTCGCAATCTTGCAGATCTTCAGGATCGCCAGGGAAGCTACTTATCAATTTATGACCAACCATCTATTGCATTtcag GATCCTGTTATTGATTCTATAAGAGCAGCTGTAGATAGGTTGACTCACTCCACAAATTTCCTCCACTTCTTAGGGCAACATGCCCTTATTATGCAAGATGAGCTACCAATGCCATCTGATGAACCAGTTGATGAACAGAGATATCATTTTGCGTCACTAATGTTGAACTTAGCAAACACATTCTTGTATATGGTCAATACGTATATTATTGTCCCAACAGCTGATAACTATTCTCTAAGCCTTGGAGCCGCGGCAACAGTTTGTGGTATTGTGATAGGGGCTATGGCTGTTGCACAGGTGTTTTCGTCAGTCTATTTCAGTGCGTGGTCCAATAGATCATATTTCCGACCTCTTGTATTCAGCAGTATTGTTCTGTTTTTGGGGAACGTTTTATATGCTCTGGCATATGATCTTGATTCCATTGCAGTTCTTCTGATTGGCCGTCTTTTGTGTGG ATTTGGTTCTGCCAGAGCTGTTAACCGGCGTTATATAAGTGATTGCGTTCCTAATAGAATAAGAATGCAGGCCTCTGCGGGTTTTGTGAGTGCCAGCGCTCTTGGGATGGCTTGTGGTCCTGCTCTTGCAGGCTTGCTTCAAACTAATTTTAAGATTTCCAAGCTTACATTTAATGAAGATACGTTGCCAGGATGGGTTATGGCAGTGGCATGGCTATTCTATTTAGTCTGGCTCTGGATCTCCTTTGTGGAACCTGCTCCCTTGCCCGAAGCTAAACCTGTGCCACAGGAAGAAGATGCTG CAAGACTAGAAAATGGTGAGTTGGAAAAAGCTCTGGTACAACCTCTGCTTTTAAGTTCTAAAGAGAAGgacgaagatgaagatggtgatgatgatgttgatggtaGTGAAGAAGCTAATGAAGAATCGCATCTCGCTGCTGCTTCAATTGGGTCAGCATATAGGTTGCTTACACCATCTGTGAAG GTTCAATTATTGATCTATTTCATGCTCAAATACGCAATGGAAATTTTACTCTCTGAATCTAGTGTTATTACCACGTACTACTTCAATTGGTCAACTAGCACGGTTGCAATCTTCCTTGCATGTCTTGGATTGACTGTTCTTCCAGTAAATATTGTCATCGGAAGCTACATTAGCAACATGTTTGAGGACAG GCAAATTTTGTTGGCATCTGAAATCATGGTATGCATTGGAATTGTTCTAAGCTTCCATGTAACGCACACATATTCTATTCCGCAGTACGTCTTCTCAGCACTTATCACATTCGTGTCTGCTGAAGTTCTTGAAG GTGTGAACTTATCACTCTTATCGCGCGTGATGTCGTCAAGGCTAGCTCGGGGGACATATAACGGTGGATTACTTTCAACAGAAGCCGGAACTTTAGCTAGGGTGGTGGCAGATGCAACAATAACACTAGCCGGATATTTTGGTCAGAAACATCTCTTGAATATCACTTTATTACCTTCACTTGTTATTTGTGTAGTTTCGATCATGGCTACTTGCTTTACCTACAATACCCTGTATTGA